A stretch of Dysidea avara chromosome 5, odDysAvar1.4, whole genome shotgun sequence DNA encodes these proteins:
- the LOC136255096 gene encoding von Willebrand factor-like codes for MKINKASSVIVLLYLLHHTVCVPIDQFLKLGTQTSTRLGDNVDSDCGNSIDGGFRVCGRLYAGLCVLRDGGISLFRNFEDPIPYMSNPFPLGFGYILIAPFWADIGNMGDIESGKTDDPTLRTQADDSVKAAFPLRPVFKSTELFVATWENVVASGGDNAQTNTFQAIIATNGEETCVIYNYLDDGIQWGTSNGHHAQVGISVDDEAITHAASGTADIVNIEGESNLGTPGKYVYCIHDTKEEPVTCTNNGIEYQIGEQVLTQCDSKCTCQNDGQFTCEPLVCPSINGPACAASGDPHYTSFDVRRFNFMGECEYVMAQSCGSTDFVISANNDACGSRSGISCVRGVRIKVEGSTPREIYIGQRSHLTLDGVSQSSSDQTYPSDTSIVVRRTGGRIHVTLREHGLYVYYDGNHFLRIQVSTELKGKGTLCGLCGNYNGDANDDPTSSTALSCPGGLLAKRNAGSLPTCDNSANTVAEARERCGVMRQSVFSACNAVVDPSPYIDDCEFDYCCSDSAEREQFICDALSGYASVCADSGVQPSNWRAEFCPIDCPEGMVFQQCGPFCPQTCDNMNVICEGRCAEGCFCPVGQFLLDGKCVDAHVCTACEYNGVLVEDGQQIQPNCSSKCTCHNRKFECEAQACLLDGPTCYMPPVTLTTKHLTFVILTSKEIVNINELHNELVSCTDQVTVTGGGHTIVLGRGNGGTITIDGVLQPNDGDRVIVENDDVQVLRTGGHPNVLFPVHGVRVFYDGLYRVEVTVSKKWQDRLCGLCGNYNGNPSDDLKDREGNILRRPNDFGNSWIVGNTTGCVAPEEEFCDRNLVEAANARCAALSEKYFEPCNGVISPRFFQRNCVNDLCFCNEDDREKCYCESLATYAAACAAAGVALPDWRAFYNCPVNCPANMLFKPCGSICPQTCDNINKSCISGCAEGCFCPEGQIVNDDGACADPSTCPVPCPLLNAPDNGAIDCTLRRDSPFTGDTCTFS; via the exons ATGAAGATTAACAAAGCGAGCAGTGTTATTGTTTTGCTATACCTGTTACACCACACTGTGTGCGTTCCTATTGACCAATTTTTAAAGTTGGGAACGCAAACTAGCACGAGGCTTGGAGACAACGTGGATTCAGACTGTGGTAATTCTATTGATGGTGGATTTCGTGTATGCGGCAGGCTATATGCTGGATTGTGT GTACTAAGAGATGGTGGAATATCACTGTTTAGGAACTTTGAAGACCCAATTCCATATATGTCAAATCCATTTCCATTGGGGTTTGGCTACATACTGATTGCTCCATTCTGGGCTGATATTGGTAACATGGGAGACATTGAGTCTGGTAAAACTGATGATCCAACTCTACGTACACAAGCTGATGACagtgtaaaagctgcttttccaCTGCGGCCGGTATTTAAATCTACTGAGCTATTTGTTGCAACCTGGGAGAATGTTGTGGCTAGTGGGGGTGACAATGCTCAG ACCAACACTTTTCAAGCAATAATTGCTACAAATGGAGAAGAAACATGTGTGATATACAACTATTTGGATGATGGCATTCAGTGGGGTACAAGTAATGGACATCATGCTCAAGTTGGAATTAGTGTTGACGATGAGGCTATAACCCATGCAGCTTCTGGCACAGCAGACATTGTCAACATTGAGGGTGAAAGTAACCTTGGCACACCAGGAAAATATGTTTATTGCATTCATGATACAAAAGAAGAGCCTGTCA CTTGCACTAATAATGGAATTGAATATCAAATTGGGGAGCAAGTACTAACACAGTGTGATAGTAAATGTACATGCCAAAATGATGGACAATTTACGTGTGAACCACTTGTTTGTCCTTCCATCAATGGACCAGCCTGTGCTGCTAGTGGTGATCCTCACTATACCAGCTTTGATGTGCGCCGTTTTAACTTTATGGGAGAGTGTGAATATGTTATGGCTCAATCTTGTGGAAGCACTGACTTTGTAATATCAGCTAATAATGATGCATGTGGATCTAGATCTGGAATATCCTGTGTTAGAGGTGTAAGGATTAAGGTGGAGGGTAGCACACCTAGGGAAATTTATATTGGCCAGAGATCTCATCTAACCCTTGATGGTGTATCGCAATCATCCAGTGATCAGACTTACCCATCAGATACTAGCATTGTCGTACGACGCACTGGTGGACGTATTCATGTGACTCTTAGGGAACATGGTCTCTATGTGTATTATGATGGAAATCACTTTTTACGTATACAAGTGTCAACTGAGTTAAAAGGAAAGGGGACACTTTGTGGGCTATGTGGAAACTACAATGGTGATGCCAATGATGATCCCACTTCATCCACAGCTCTGAGTTGTCCTGGAGGGCTACTGGCAAAGCGAAATGCTGGTTCTTTACCCACTTGTGACAATAGTGCCAATACTGTGGCAGAAGCACGGGAAAGATGTGGTGTAATGAGGCAGAGTGTTTTCAGTGCCTGTAATGCTGTAGTAGATCCATCTCCTTATATTGATGATTGTGAATTTGATTACTGTTGTAGTGATTCTGCTGAGCGTGAACAATTTATTTGTGATGCCCTGTCTGGCTATGCTAGTGTTTGTGCTGATAGTGGAGTCCAGCCATCTAACTGGCGAGCTGAGTTTTGTC CAATTGATTGTCCAGAAGGAATGGTCTTCCAACAGTGTGGTCCATTCTGCCCCCAAACATGTGACAACATGAATGTGATTTGTGAAGGGAGATGCGCTGAGGGTTGTTTCTGTCCTGTTGGGCAGTTCTTACTTGATGGAAAGTGTGTAGATGCTCATGTTTGTACAG CTTGTGAATACAATGGTGTGCTGGTTGAAGATGGTCAGCAGATACAGCCAAATTGTTCTTCAAAGTGCACTTGCCATAATCGCAAGTTTGAATGTGAAGCACAAGCTTGTTTACTTGATGGACCAACATGCTATATGCCGCCGGTGACCCTCACTACCAAACATTTGACCTTCGTAATTTTGACTTCCAAGGAAATTGTGAATAT AAATGAACTGCATAATGAATTGGTATCTTGCACTGATCAAGTGACTGTTACTGGTGGAGGTCACACAATAGTACTAGGTAGAGGTAATGGAGGAACGATCACCATTGATGGTGTCCTACAGCCTAATGATGGTGACAGAGTGATAGTAGAAAATGATGATGTGCAAGTTCTACGAACTGGAGGACACCCCAATGTGCTTTTCCCAGTGCATGGAGTTAGAGTGTTTTATGATGGTTTATATCGTGTGGAGGTCACAGTATCCAAAAAATGGCAGGACAGACTATGTGGCTTATGTGGAAACTACAATGGCAATCCAAGTGATGACCTTAAGGATAGAGAAGGTAACATCTTGCGAAGACCAAATGATTTTGGCAACAGCTGGATTGTTGGTAATACAACTGGTTGTGTTGCTCCAGAAGAAGAATTCTGTGATCGCAATCTTGTAGAAGCTGCAAATGCTAGATGTGCAGCCCTCTCTGAAAAGTATTTTGAGCCTTGTAATGGAGTAATAAGTCCACGATTCTTTCAAAGAAACTGTGTCAATGATCTCTGCTTTTGTAATGAGGACGATCGAGAGAAATGTTACTGTGAGAGTTTAGCTACTTATGCTGCTGCTTGTGCTGCTGCTGGTGTAGCTCTTCCTGACTGGAGAGCATTTTATAACTGTC CTGTTAACTGTCCTGCAAATATGTTGTTTAAGCCATGTGGTTCCATCTGCCCTCAAACTTGTGATAACatcaacaagtcatgcattagtgGGTGTGCTGAAGGATGTTTCTGCCCTGAGGGACAAATAGTCAATGACGATGGAGCCTGTGCAGATCCTTCAACTTGTCCAG TTCCCTGTCCATTGCTCaatgctcctgataatggagcAATTGATTGTACCCTAAGACGTGACAGCCCATTTActggagacacttgtaccttcTCATGA